A stretch of Lathyrus oleraceus cultivar Zhongwan6 chromosome 6, CAAS_Psat_ZW6_1.0, whole genome shotgun sequence DNA encodes these proteins:
- the LOC127097726 gene encoding high mobility group B protein 10: MEGKEEVKTMVSSQQQPDIQVTNVDVKHYSSPDDLETFYVKLTDLLDSSGFTLILNVRDTRLDLYQFYLEVTKRGGYHQVGKEKKWGEIVSALKLEGNNAKLCLQLEKLYANLLYKFEKFYFYRFPASQTPSATTKGSPKRKQSSTTSLSQLMDDGDYPTAANISKDYPFKMTAIPEVLLQTPSKDKEKKKNRGVPIGRSGYQIFLKQECARLKASRQDIDGKTLMRVAVDGWNNLSDIDKKPYLEESKKIKEQKKEATMTENNKQKSTQDLNKDDKKPNLCSGNYYSVTLQPQANDPLVNNAAVNLASKVTEKTSKDPFFPFDLDAYRSADLVTGIATGEPK, from the exons ATGGAAGGCAAGGAAGAAGTGAAGACGATGGTTTCATCACAACAACAACCAGATATCCAAGTCACCAATGTTGATGTTAAACACTACTCTTCTCCTGATGACTTAGAGACCTTTTACGTCAAACTCACTGACCTTCTGGACTCCTCTGGTTTCACTCTCAT TTTGAATGTCCGAGACACAAGGTTAGACTTGTACCAGTTTTACTTGGAAGTCACCAAAAGAGGAGGTTATCACCAG GTTGGTAAAGAAAAGAAATGGGGTGAAATTGTGTCTGCTCTAAAACTGGAAGGAAACAATGCAAAATTATGTCTTCAACTTGAAAAGCTCTATGCAAAtcttctttacaaatttgagaAATTTTACTTCTATAGGTTTCCTGCTTCTCAAACTCCATCTGCCACCACCAAAG GTTCACCTAAAAGGAAACAGAGCTCAACCACTAGTTTATCCCAACTAATGGATGATGGAGATTATCCAACAGCGGCAAATATCTCCAAGGACTACCCTTTCAAAATGACAG CAATACCTGAAGTGCTCCTGCAAACACCATCAAAGGacaaagaaaagaagaaaaatcGAGGTGTTCCAATAGGACGAAGTGGATATCAAATTTTCCTCAAGCAGGAATGTGCCCGATTAAAAGCTTCTCGTCAGGATATAGATGGAAAAACACTCATGCGCGTGGCTGTTGATGGATGGAATAACTTGTCAGACATTGATAAAAAG CCGTATTTGGAAGAAAGCAAGAAGATAAAGGAACAAAAGAAGGAAGCAACGATGACTGAAAATAATAAACAGAAGAGCACTCAAGATCTTAACAAGGATGACAAGAAGCCTAATCTGTGCAGTGGTAACTACTACTCTGTAACTTTGCAACCTCAAGCAAATGACCCTCTTGTGAACAATGCAGCAGTGAACTTGGCTTCTAAAGTGACAGAAAAAACATCTAAGGATCCCTTCTTCCCATTTGATTTGGATGCTTATCGTTCTGCAGATTTGGTGACTGGGATAGCAACCGGAGAACCCAAATAA